In Edaphobacter aggregans, the sequence GACAGAGAAGGCTGCACGGACGGCTTCGTTGGAGATGCCGGGGCGAGCGCGTCCCATGATCGACATCCACCATTGATTGGGGTCTTGGAGGAGAGAGGCATTCTGCGCGGGCATCAGGGTGGGTTGCATGCTGAAGGGAAGGAAGACGTCGGGCGAGAGCTGGACGCTGGCGGCTCCGGTGAAGCCGGGTGGGTTGACGCCAACGATGGTAATGGGGATGAGGTTAAGCTGGATGGTTTTGCCGATGACTGAGGGAGAGCGGCCGAAGAGGCGGGCCCAGAGGCCGTCGCTGATGACTGCGACGGGGCCGGAGCCGGGCGCGTCGTCGTCGGATGGCTGGATGGCTCGGCCGAGGGCGGGTTGAACGCCAAGTTGCCGGTAGAAGTTGCCGGAGACGAGTTCGCCGGTGACGGTGCCGGCGTGACCGTCGACGGAGGCGGTGAAGCGGTTGAAGTCGCCGAGATATTTGAAGGCGAAGAGGTCTTCGAGCACAGGCTTGGCAAGGTTTTGCCGACGCATGAGCTGGTAGACGGGGTAGGAGACGGAGTGAGTTATCGACCGGCCATCGGGGGTTTTGTAGTAGTCACCCCAGAAACGGTGGAGGGGACTGTGGTTGTCTCTGACGATGGCGAAGAGGCGAAGCTGGTTGGGCTGAGGCACGGCGAGGTGATCGAGGAGGATGCCTTTGGCGAGAGTGAAAATGATGGTGTTGGCCCCGATGCCGAGGGCGAGTGAGGCAATGGCGATGAGCGTGAAACCGGGGCTGCGGCGGAGCATGCGAACGGCGTAGCGGAGGTCAGCACTAAGCTCATCGAGGAGTCGGAGCCCAAGTGAAGAGCGGATATTCTCTTTGTGGGTTTCGATGTGGCCGAACTCGCTGCGGGCGCGGCGGAGGGCTTCGGCTGGTGTGAGACCTTCGCGTTGGAGATCTTCGGCGCGGAGTTCGATATGGTTGCGGAACTCGGCATCGATGGCGGACTCTACAGAGCCGCGATGGAGAAGGGAGTTGATATAGGAGCGAAGTTGGGACTTCATGGTTAGAACTCCTCTATATCTCTTCGGGGGTGGTGGTGAGGATGCCTGCGATAAGGGAGGCCATGCGGTTCCAGTTGTCGGCTTCGGTGCGAAGGCGGGCTCGGCCGGAGGCTGTGAGGCGATAGAATTTCGCCTTGCGCTTGTTGTCGGACTCTCCCCACTCGGAGGCGATGAGGCCTTGATGCTCCAGGCGGAAGAGCGCGGGGTACAGGGAGCCTTGTTGAATTGATAGCTGGTCACCGGAAATCTGCTGGATGCGAAGGAGGACACCGTAACCATGGAGGGGACCGAGGGAGACTGCCTTCAGGATAAGCATGTCGAGGGTTCCCTGGATGAGGTTGAGCTGGTCGGCCATACCTACTCCTAGAGGTTCTAGGAGAGAGTAGTGAGATTCTCCTAGATTGTCAAGGAGAAGTCCCTGTAGCTTTCTAATTGCCAGGTCAAAATGAGGCCGGCAAATGCTGGCTTCTTCCACACAGTCGCCGAACCTCGAAGCGCTCCTGTCGTCGGGTTATGTCCGGCAACCAAAGTTACACTGCATCTAATTCTCGGTGAGTGACAAATCGCCAGTTCACTCATCGACAAATTGAGGACGAGTCACACGGATGATAAGTCGGCTTTCTTTCCGGACAAGTGACCCTTGGCTTAATTGCTGCCAATAGGCCAACGCACTCATCGAGCACCGATCCGATAAAGATGAGCATGGGCAAGTTACCAATGTGGAGAATTCAGCCAAGCTTATTTACGCCAGATCATGGAATGCGCAGCGGACTAACAGTCTTACTACGTGGGGTGAAGACACAGCAGCGAGTGAAGCAGATCCGACCTTCTCCAGCATCACCAGCAACACTGACAAGTACACGACGGGCGTAATCCTTGTGACCCTTGAGGAACTTGAGGACAGCTATTTGATCTGGATTCGTTCATCAAGGGTGCATTTGGCCAGCGTCTCTATCGTGGACTCGCTAAGAACATCTCGCAGGGCTCTGGAAACTTTGCCAGCTACATCAGCGGTGCAACCTCTGCTGCTCCGACTGCAGTCACCTACACGCACCTCTCGATATCCCAGTAAACTAAGTCCTCTCAATGGGATAGAAGAGATTCTGTGCAACATGTTGCGGGGCTGCCGTGAAATGTTTTCCCTATAAAACGGAACGAGCAAAACAGCACCACATCCTTTCCTCTGCATTCCCATTGGTTCGGTGATGCTCTCCTAGGAGTGGGAGAGAAACTTGCGACGGGCTGCACCTGCTAGGCCGACGATGCCTGTGCCGAGCAAAACGAAACAAGAAGGCTCGGGAACCGGTGTGTAGTCCACATCAATTCGGACAGAGTATGGGACGACCACTTGACCACCGCCGGTGATATAACCAGCCCAGTTATAGCCTTGAGTATTTACCGTACCGATGATGCTACCGCCCCCAAAAATGTAAGGTCCAAAGTTCCGGTAGACACTTCGTTGCCGTTTATTATCGGAGTAGTGGGAATACCACTTAATGGAAAGCCAGTGGGATAAACATCAAAGAAGCTTGCGACCGCAGGCTCGTTGAATGTCGGCGGTATATGCACGTCATTCGAAACATAGTCGGGTGGGGGATGCCTTCTGGGGCAATAGAGGCAGACGCAGTTCCTTCGATTGGTGTTGCAGGAAAAATAGCTTGCGACGGAATGCCCCCAGGGCACCAAGCAGGCCAGTCCCTAACAGCGCCAGAGTGGACGGCTCTGGGGTTGCGGCTGGCGGTGGGTCAAGTACCAGACTTCCAGTTTTGAAGATCGTAAATAGTCTCGTCACTATCCTGACTAAGGCTGGCGAGATAGTGTCAAAATATTGGTCTTCGCCAGTTGGTGACGAATGTCCAGTGCCTCCTGGTAGTCGGTCTCAGCTTCCTTTAGTCGCTGTGTCTCGCTGTAGAGAAACGCTACCTGAGTGCTGCGTCGCAACTCTTCCATGTCACCGACAGATAACGAAGTACGTCGCTTTTTGATCAATCAATCTTCATTCGGGGACTTGCCGGGAGTCGAAAACACGAGTCTCATCTTGAGGTCCATCGCAACCTGCTCCAGGTGTTTCGAAGTGAAGTCAACGCCGTTATCGGTTGTAGAGAACGTCAGGGATGCCGCAGATCTGCTAGTGCGGCTCAGCCTTTGTCCAGATCCCCTGTCTTAGGGCGAGCTAGGTTCGAAGCGAAGAAGGTGGACGGTGGTGCTTCCATCGCTACGGCTCAAAAATATATTGCCGTTTCGTATCGTTCCGGTGGTGGTTTCCAGCACTGTCGGTTCCTCCCTGTGTCAAATATCACTTCCCCTTGGCGTTTCCCGGCTATAGAGATAATTCGGTCCTGCGGTGGACGTTGTGTGCCCTCTTACTTTCCGTTTCTCTTGAAATCCAGGATCGTCTCGAATGTGCCGGTGTGGTACACAGCCGACCTCCACGGCACACTCAAAAGGAATATAGAGTCTGGATGGCAGCCAACGATGTTGATACTAAAGGCGGCACTAACAGTGCCACTTGTAGCGATATCGCCAAGTACGATCGGGAAACTTCCCGGTGCCGTAATCTGTGGGCTGCATCGTGGTCCAAAGAGCTGCGTAAGCTTGATGCCGCTGATCTGCGTCGTATAAGCCGGTCCTACGCTGCCGTTGGTCGCGGTGATGGTCAGCGTGCTTGTATGCCTCTCGCCTTCCGTCGTGGAAGCGGAGAACCTCAACCCGAAGCCGGGCAACTGTGTCCGATCCACGATTCCCCAATAAGCTGGCTTGGCCTGCAATCCCATGTCGAAAGGCAGCGGATAGTCTGTCCGAGCAACTGGGAAGCCATCGAGCCAGGTGTCGTCATCCGCGAAACCCCAGAACGTAACGGCACTTAGTTTCCCTCTCAACCGCCGCAGCGCTTCAAAATAATGCGCATAGAGCCAGCCTTGCTCTGCCAGAACCGACGGCGGAATATCGTTGCCATAGTTCGAGGTCGCATCGCCAGCGTTATAGACGCTCATATCCATCTCGGTGATCTGCTGCTCAATCCCAGAAAATTTCTCCGCAACGGTGTCGATAGCCTTGACCATTGCCTCGGTCGATGGATAGTTGATTGCGTTATGCATCTCGTGTCCGACGCCGTCGAGCGGAATGCCCCGACTACGCAAATCGCCAACCACCTGCACCAGGCAAGCGAGTCTGTTCGGATCCGTGGTGCTGTAATCATTGATAAACAACTTCGTACCCGCGGGCGCATATTCCCTGGCCGCTTGCAGGGCGATATCGATATAACTCTTCCCGAGGACGTTATAGAACGGACCATGAGCGAGGCAGTCCGGCTGTGAAGGATCGAGCAGTTCATTCACCACGTCCCACACATACACATTGCTACCAAAATGCTGCACCTCGCTCTGGATATGCTCTTGAATATTAGCTGTCACCACAGCCTGATTGGCAGGTGAGTTCGTCCCATCGCCTGTAGCGTAGGCAGGAGTCTGCGCCCCAGTTGCCCACACCAGATTATGTCCCCGTATCTTCATGCCATTGCACACGGCGAGCCTAACCTCGCTATCAGCATTCCCGTAGGTATAAGTGCCCTTCGTATCCTCCACCGAACTCCACTTCATGTCATTGCCTGAAACGATGCTGTCGAAATGCATCGTCAGCAACTGGGCATGTGGGCCTGACAGATCGGTCGTATCGATCTCTGCACCGACTGGGAAGAACTCGGACAGAGTCTTGTAAATCGAAGGAATATTTGTTTGAATCGTCGGTGGCGGAACATAACTAAGTTGGAAGTCGTCAACATAGAACGACACAAGATCAGCCCCTGACGGTGGAACTGTTTGCAGATACAGAAAGGCCGTCCCCGGATCGTAGCTGCTCGCCATGTTGTAGCCGATGACGCTGATCTGGTGCCAGTTTCCGTCCGCAGGCACAGTGATTCCTGGATAAGAAGTAATGCTTGGGAAACTCGTGTTGCCGTCGAGCGTGGTCTGCAAGCTCATATTGATGACATGGTTCGAGTCATCCGTCCGAACCAGCATCACCCATGCGCTGATGTTGTACCGCGAGCCGCTGTACATCTTGTTGCTGACATTAATCTGCGGTCCGTCGTAGTTCGCAGTCCGTCCTGTGGTCAGCAGACTGTGGGTTCCGCTGTGTGCCGCCGCGGTCGAGTTGGCCACTGTGGAATTACCCGTACGCGAACTCCACCCATCTAGCCCGCCATCTTCGAACGTCGACGTGATCCCCGTGTTGTCCTGTTGGCTCGGATTCGGTGGTGGCGGCGAAAGTTCACCGATGACAACATCGCTGATATAGAACGAATCCGTCGCGCTGCTCGATTGGAAGTAGAGTGTCAGCCCCGTGGGTGGCCCAGGCAGATTACTGAAGCTAAGCGTGCCCTGCACCTTGGTCCAGACCGTACTCGACAGCGGCCCCGAGGTCGCAATATTGCCGAAGGCCCCGGAACTGGCGCAGTCTGTCGTCTTCGTCGAAATCGTAGCAGTCGGACTACTGTTGTCTGGAGCCGCAAGCAGCACATACGCGCTCACCTGATATGTCGCGCCTGCAACTACATTCGGGACACTCAACAGATTGAGGCTTGGTCCCATAAATCCGGCCGTCCGGTTCGTCGTCAGAAGCGCCTGTTGGTCGCCATTCGGATCGAGCACGGGAGGCGCGGCGTTGCTTAGCGATACTGACCCGAATGGAGCCCATCCATCCAGCCCGCCATCAGCAAACGTATAAGTCGCAATTGGCGTTCCACCTGGAGGTGGCGCTGTCTCTGTAATCACGACATCATCCAGATAAAACGACTGTGCCGTCGTCGGCCCAACGAGTTGCGCATAAAGCTGCAGCCCTGTCTCTGTGGTGCTGACCGTATAGCTTCCGCCAATCTGTGCCCAGCCTGAGTTCGACACAGGCACCTGGTACGTGCCGATCGTGTCGTAGCATGTCCCACCCGAACAACTCGGATCGCTACGCTTCATTGTGAAATTGGCATTCGTTGCAGTCTCTCCAGGCGTCAGCTGGACAAAGCCGGTGATCGTATACTTTGCGCCGGCCAGAAGAACTCTGCTCACCAGAATCGAGGGTCCGCCCGCGCCGGTGGAACTAGTCGTCGTCAGTAGACTGAATGATCCGCTGTGGGCGGCGGTATTCGTTGCGACAGGCGTACTCGCGCCATTGAACGAACTCCAGCCATCGGGTGTTCCGTCTTCAAAGCCATACGTAGCCACCGTCTGCGCACCAATGTGGCCAGCGAATAGGACTATGACAAGAGAGATCACACAGAAAAGAGAAACGATTCGATCTCTGAAAGAATGGAGAGTGTATTTAATGGCCGAGTCGAACATAATGTTTTCCCTCCTCAAGACCGTCGACGTATGCCGCTTCGTCGCGGCGATGGGCCAGCTACTCGATTGGGAAGTAATTTTGTTTTACTAAGCGCTTGAAACGCTAAACACCTGATACGGTGGCTGTCAACTGACTCGTGCATTTATTTGGAACGCGTGATTTGGGATACATATTGTTTTCTCGCCATACAAAATGAAATGGATTTCATGCGCCGCTACATACCACTTCGGGTTGTGCCCGTGTTCACTGCCCGACCACCTCTACAGGCGTTTCTGCCCAATGCAGAGACGGAACGTACGGCTTAGCGAGCATCGTTACCGTAGAAAGTTAATCGAGTCATCACTTGCAGGCTGCCGTTCGAGCTCCGTTTACTGCGATATCTGTACGGTACGCATTTTCCGTGCCGGAGGCGGTTCAACGCGGGGAGTTACGACCGCTCTGCAGCCCGTACGACTGCACAGAGGAGGTCGCCTGAATCCTTAAGCGAGTTTTCTGTTCCATGGCTCCCCAAAATCCATGAATCGTTCTTTGATTGTGTCGGGGGAGTATTGTCGTCGCTCCGCAAGCTATCTGACCCCGGACTCGCCCCCGCGCCGGGGGGCAACTTCCCCGAAACGGGGTTTTCGGCAACAATCGTTAGAATTTCATAGCATCACTATCGAGAAGCCAATTTGTCGTTACTTGATAAATCTCTTCCCGCCCGTTCTAGGTCCCGAACGCGTGTTTGTCACAGAAAGCACGCTCGAGAACTCGGCATTGCACGAGAAATTCCTTGAGTTGGCACCTGAAATGAAGGCGCAGTTACAACATCAGGCTCTTTTTGCAGCCTGCGCGTCATCAGTTACGGCTGCTTTGCCGACTGCCTTTCTCTTACCGGAGGGCTTGGACAAGCCAAGTCCGACCGCTTCTTCCACTGCATTCTCGGTTAAGCCCTTCTTCACAGCTTTTCTGACCGCTTTTTCAAGCTTCTTCGCGGCCTTCTTCTTTGCCTTATCATTCGCCATATTTCCTCACAGTTATTTCTGCCGTCGAGCAGCCTTCTTGACAGTCTTCTTCACGGCTTTCTTAGCCGGCGTCTTCTTGGCTGCGTTTTTTTGGCAGCCTTCTTCGCAGCTGACTTCTTACCCGCCATCTTGGTCCCAGGTTTTTTGACGGCCTTCGTGGCAGGTGCTTTCTTTGCAGCCCGCTTGACCGGAGCTTTCGTGGCAGGTGCCTTCTTTAAAGCTTCTGTTCCCGTCGCCACCGCTGCACCAACTGCTGTTTTAACAGCGCCAGCGACATCTTCTGCCATCGCAATTCCGAAACCAACCGCCTCACCGGCCTTTTCGACCATCGTTTTCTCAGCCATTCTCACATCCTCAGTCTTTGCGTTTTACACGCAGTTACGAATTGTAGAGGCATATCGACGTACGCGCCCAAATCTTTCCCGTCAGGGTATAAGCTTTTCTGTATGTGGCAGGCTCGTCGTGCACCCGCCACAAATGCCTTCCAACCCTCTTCGATGCGCTGTTACCATCCACCTTCACCAGGCCGCATCTCTTACGCCCGAGCAGTACATCGCTGGCCTTACCGATTTTGGGCCCGGCCGATTAGCGTTGTTCGGAAACAGCGCTGACGAAGATCTCAAGGTGCATCAGCTGGCCATGCCCAAGCTGACGTCACTGAAGGCTCCCGAGGCGTGTGGGAGCGCCTGCATTTACGATTGGTCCGATCCGACCATGTCGTCCTCACCACCACAGTCTCCAACACACGGGGCGGCGCCTCTGGGCACGGCTACACATTTATTCGTCATTCCGACGGTACAACCGACATTGACGTTGTGGTCACACGCGAGGGTAAAAACCTCAAAGGACACCTACTCAGTTTCGTCCTCGAATCCATTGGCAGGAACGTTCTGGAGAAGGCATTCGTAAACAGCATTAAGGCGATTGAAGCGAGGAATGGCGTAACGACGCAGCCGAGCGCGGCATGAGCCGCACATCTGAGCCACGGACCGAAATAGCCACGGTAAACTCATTTGGTCATTGATCGCAGTAGTCAGAGTCTCAATTGAGGACTTCCGGGACAATGCGCTCATCGAGCTTGGGATAGAGGCCGGGATCAGTCCTCATCAACGCTCTTCTACTGAGTTGAGTCGGTCACTGCTGAGAAGACGACTCTTAAGGACTAATCGGCGCTTTGCCTAAGGCACAAGCCCTGCTAATCAGCCATAACGTGATCGCATTAGCCACAGCCTGCGCGGTTGCGCGGGCTCCAGCCATGGTTGGATGGAAGCTGGTTCCCGTTTTCGGCCGGAAGCCATTCACCCAGGGCTCCGCGCTGCACGCATCATGATTAGCCGACAGGACAGCCATATCGACAACAGTCGCGCCGGTGCGTTCAGCGGTCTCGCGCGTTACTTGAGCAAGCTTCTCCGCAACCAAAGCGCATCAGTGAAGCGTGGTGTACAGGCGCAGAATCACTCACAGAATCAAAACTTCAACGGTGACGGCGATCGAAATTCCAACGACAATCCGTGGCCTTACGCGACGGGCCGCGCAGCGCCTGTG encodes:
- a CDS encoding endo-1,4-beta-xylanase, whose amino-acid sequence is MATYGFEDGTPDGWSSFNGASTPVATNTAAHSGSFSLLTTTSSTGAGGPSILVSRVLLAGAKYTITGFVQLTPGETATNANFTMKRSDPSCSGGTCYDTIGTYQVPVSNSGWAQIGGSYTVSTTETGLQLYAQLVGPTTAQSFYLDDVVITETAPPPGGTPIATYTFADGGLDGWAPFGSVSLSNAAPPVLDPNGDQQALLTTNRTAGFMGPSLNLLSVPNVVAGATYQVSAYVLLAAPDNSSPTATISTKTTDCASSGAFGNIATSGPLSSTVWTKVQGTLSFSNLPGPPTGLTLYFQSSSATDSFYISDVVIGELSPPPPNPSQQDNTGITSTFEDGGLDGWSSRTGNSTVANSTAAAHSGTHSLLTTGRTANYDGPQINVSNKMYSGSRYNISAWVMLVRTDDSNHVINMSLQTTLDGNTSFPSITSYPGITVPADGNWHQISVIGYNMASSYDPGTAFLYLQTVPPSGADLVSFYVDDFQLSYVPPPTIQTNIPSIYKTLSEFFPVGAEIDTTDLSGPHAQLLTMHFDSIVSGNDMKWSSVEDTKGTYTYGNADSEVRLAVCNGMKIRGHNLVWATGAQTPAYATGDGTNSPANQAVVTANIQEHIQSEVQHFGSNVYVWDVVNELLDPSQPDCLAHGPFYNVLGKSYIDIALQAAREYAPAGTKLFINDYSTTDPNRLACLVQVVGDLRSRGIPLDGVGHEMHNAINYPSTEAMVKAIDTVAEKFSGIEQQITEMDMSVYNAGDATSNYGNDIPPSVLAEQGWLYAHYFEALRRLRGKLSAVTFWGFADDDTWLDGFPVARTDYPLPFDMGLQAKPAYWGIVDRTQLPGFGLRFSASTTEGERHTSTLTITATNGSVGPAYTTQISGIKLTQLFGPRCSPQITAPGSFPIVLGDIATSGTVSAAFSINIVGCHPDSIFLLSVPWRSAVYHTGTFETILDFKRNGK
- a CDS encoding PEP-CTERM sorting domain-containing protein, with the protein product MVVPYSVRIDVDYTPVPEPSCFVLLGTGIVGLAGAARRKFLSHS
- a CDS encoding PEP-CTERM sorting domain-containing protein, whose translation is MTRLFTIFKTGSLVLDPPPAATPEPSTLALLGTGLLGALGAFRRKLFFLQHQSKELRLPLLPQKASPTRLCFE
- a CDS encoding PadR family transcriptional regulator, whose amino-acid sequence is MADQLNLIQGTLDMLILKAVSLGPLHGYGVLLRIQQISGDQLSIQQGSLYPALFRLEHQGLIASEWGESDNKRKAKFYRLTASGRARLRTEADNWNRMASLIAGILTTTPEEI